The following nucleotide sequence is from Peribacillus sp. ACCC06369.
GCGGTCTGCGGCACCAGTTGATTTAAAGTAATCATTTCAATTTGATCTCGCTGATTAGAATCATGTTTAGCAAGCATCCTCATCACCTCAAGTTCAAATAATTCTATTTTAAAACAATAAAGACTTTAGGCAAAAGGGTTCTATCTAAAAGTTAAAACTAAGTAAATTGGAGCGGAAGGTGCGAGACTCCTGCGGGAAAAGCGCGTCCAGGGGGAGACCCCGCAGGCGCAAAGGCGCCGAGGAGGCTCCCGGACCGCCCGCGGAAAGCGAGTGCCTGGAGCGGAAATCAACGTCCAAATTGTACAAGCAATAAAAAAACTGTAGGCAAACTCGATTTTCATTGAGTTTGCCTACAGTCTGGGTGCTTCACCATGTGAAACACCCTTTGAAGATGATGCTGTTAATCCCAAACACTAATTCTAGGAACTCCAGCAGTTCTTAAATAGTCCAATAATTGACCAGTATGTACAGACTCATGATAAGCGATTCTTAGCAACATGTCTCCTAAATCCCTGATATATCCTACATTAGAGCGATCAATTTTAATATTGGATAAGTCGTCTTCGCTAAAGGATACTATTGTTTCCAAAAAATCACGCCTGTAAGGTTCGGCAAAGTTTAATTCCGCTTCTACAGAGATAAGTGGCTGTTTTTCAAATGGTGATTCGTAAACTGGTAAGCTACCTTGATTTTTAATAGATAAATGATAGTAATGCTCACTATCAAGGACATGTCTAACCATTTCTAAACAGCTCATTGCCTTGTCGTCTGGTTTCCAATGGAGTGTGTCTTTAGGTATTGAAGTCCATAGTTTAATGTTTCTTCTTCTAACCTCTTCCATATTTAAGATGATTAGTTCTATCGATTTCATAATTATCTCCCCTTTAAGCAGGTATACAATCACTATACACGAATGAGTGCTGAAGATATGGGGTGATTTTGAAAATATAGAAAAAAATTTACATTCTGTTGAGGTATAAAATCATTGCGTATTTCTTCTAATATGTGCAGCACCGCTCCTGTTTTATTCAATGAAGATAAACGTATGATATGGTTAACCAGCTTTTACTGGTTGACCTTTTTAATGGGAACTCAAATATCAAGACAAGGTAAGACATACGGGCGGATGGTTTCATTCTATTGAATTGTACGTGACTACATGTAGAAAAGGGCAGTTCAATGAAGCAACCTAGAGAGGGTCAGATCATGATAGGGTATTAAATGGTCGAAGAGACTACAGGGAAAATGCCTATGAATCCATGTAGAATTTACAGGCGATTTCTTTCCGTAGTTTTTCATTGCAGGGAATAACAAAAGATTCATATATTCGGGGTAATCTTCTATTCCTTATTAGTACCAGACAGAGAATTCCAGTTAATGAATGGTAAAACAGAATGTATTTTAATCGATTTTTCTTCTTATTTACGCTATAAGGGGCAGTAGGCCCTTTTTAAATCAGGGATTGAATTAGAATGTCATCATGATAAATTAAAATCGGTTTAAATCCAAGGCCTTTAAACTTTTGCAATGCTTCAGGGTTATTTTTGTTCACAAAACCGGACACTACAAGGATTCCTTTTTTTCTCACATATGCTACTAATTCTGGTAAAAGGGATTGCAGAATTCCCTTTCCTCTATATTTCTTGTCAAGGATTACATAATTAATATGAGCAACTTTATATAAATAAAGATTATAACAAAGAAACCCCACTACTTTACCTTTATCATTACAAATCACAAGTACCTTGTGTGACTTTTGCAAAATTTCATTCGCTTTATCGGACGAAACCCGAAAATTTTTTACCGTAATATCAGTTAATTTCTTTATATCTTTTTTAGGTTTCCAGTCTCGAAAAAAATACATCATAACTTCTCCTTATCTCTATTAGATATAACAGTTATTCACTAGAAATATATAGCTGGTACATGTAAATACATAACCAAAAATCAGAAAACAGTATTTTAACAGGGAATCCCTTTAGAATAGTCCAAAGGGATTCCCTATTAATTTCAAAAAAGCATCCTTCTAATCCCTTTCAAATTCCTTGATAGAAGTGGGTTCCTTGATTGAAGTACCTCTATTATTGTTTAAAAAATTTTCTAAGACTCTTCTCAAGGCAGTCCTACGGCTGCTATTGCCAGTTCCAGAATTACCAGTTCCGGAATTACCAGTTCTTCTTAGTTTTTTGTTTGACACTGAAATCATCCCTTTGTTTTATAATTTTCCACATTACTAATTTATGTGTAATTTTCCCTTTTGCTTGGACAAGTTCATCAATTATTGCTCAGCGGTATGTTATGTATTCGTGCTACCATTCAATGTAATAATATGGTATAATCTTTGTGAATTAATTCACAAAAAAGGGTGTCACTGGTTATTATTCGTACTATTAACTCATAAGAGAAAGTGGGTTGGTTATATGCTGAAGAAAGTGGTTTTAGCGGGCGGGACTGGTTTTGTCGGTCAATACTTTGAAAGGCATTTCAGGAATTTGGGGTATGAGGTAAGGATCATCTCCAGGCAAACCCCTCATATTGGCTGGGAAGATAAAGAAGGAATAAGGGAAACGATCGATAATTCGGATATGTTAATCAACTTAGCAGGAAAAACGGTCAATTGCCGCTATAATGTCAAGAATAAGCAAGAAATATTGGATTCACGAACTGATACGACTGAAGTGCTCGGACAGGCGATCGAACAATGTGAAAATCCACCTTCACTATGGATAAACTCAAGTACGGCAACGATATACAGGCATGCTGAAGATAAACCAATGACGGAAGAGGATGGTGTGATCGGTTCAGGCTTTTCCGTTGATGTAGCTAAAGCATGGGAGCGCTCATTTTTCGATTTCCAATTACCCAAGACGAGACAAATTGCTTTACGGATCGCCATTGTATTGGGCGATGGGGGAGTGATGACCCCTTATAGGAATTTGGTTAAATTCGGCCTGGGAGGCCATCAAGGATCAGGAAATCAGAAATTCAGTTGGATACATATAGAAGATTTATTTAATATTGTCCTTTTTTTGAGAAAGAATGAGGAATTGAGCGGGGTATTCAATTGTTCTTCACCGCATCCAGTTACAAATCGCGAATTAATGGCCCATTTGAGAAAAATCATGAATAAAAAGATAGGAATGCCATGCCCAACACCCATGCTTGAAATGGGGGCTTTCTTTATGGGGACCGAAACGGAATTGATATTAAAAAGCCGCTGGGTCATACCTGAGAGGTTGGAAAAGGAAGGGTATGCATTTAAATTCCATCATCTTGAAGAAGCACTTGAACAGATACTGAGGAGCACTAATTAAGGGTATAAAATACCGGAGATTGATTGCTATAATGATAGATATAAGATCAATAATGGAGGGGAATCATAAATGAATATGACTCCATCTGAAAAAGTCGGAAGATTCACAACAGGGATATTTTCAGAGTTGGCTACCCGCAAGCAGGAAGCAATGAAAAGAGGGATGGATGTTATCGATTTGAGTGTAGGAAGTCCGGATTTACCACCGCCTGATTTTGTAGTGGAAACGCTTGTGAAATATGCGAAGGATCCAAATTCCTACGGGTATACGTTAAAAGGTACTCCTGAGTTCCATGAAGCAGTCCGTTATTTTTATCAGCAGCGGTATGGAGTGGAGCTGGATGCAGAAAAGGAAGTCCTTCAACTGATGGGATCCCAGGATGGACTTGCACACTTGGCAACGGCGATGATAAACCCGGGAGATTATGTGCTGGTGCCAGATCCGGGATATCCAATTTATGAAGCGAGTGTAGAGCTTGCCGGCGGAATCATTCATCCGATGCCGCTTACTGCCGATAACGGATTCCTCCCCCAGCTCAACGAAATTCCGGATGAAATAGTGCAAAAAACGAAAATGATGATCATCAGTTATCCAGGAAATCCTGTCACCTCCCTTGCTGATGAAGTTTTCTTTTCAGAAGTCATATCGTTTGCGGAAAAGAATGAAATCTTGGTGGTTCACGATTTTGCTTATTCTGAGTTGATTTTTGATAATCATCCACAAATTAGTTTTATGTCCATTCCGGGTGCCAAGGAAGTAGGAATTGAATTTAATTCACTTTCCAAAACATTTAATATGGCCGGATGCCGCATTGGGTATGCGGTCGGCAATCGCGATGCGCTGAACATTCTGGGAACTTTGAAATCACACATCGATTATGGGGTCTTTTATCCTATCCAAAAAGCTGCCGAAATGGCGCTTACTTCCAACCTTTCGCTGCTATCCGATCAGGTTAAGGAATACGAGTCCCGTCGAGATGCCTTGATATCAGGCCTTGCCGATGGGGGATGGCATGTCCCGAAAACCTCAGCCACGATGTTTATTTGGGCCCAAATTCCAGCTGGGTGGAAATCACGCGATTTTTCCTATGCATTGATCGAAAAAGCAGGGGTTACAGTCGTCCCCGGAGATGCTTTCGGGAAGCAGGGTGAAGGGTATGTCCGGATGGCTTTGGTCCAACCGGTTGAGAGATTGACGGAAGCTGCTGAACGGATTCGATGGTTTTTGAAGGGGAATTGAGTGGAATTCTAGCAGTTGAAAGGAAAAGTGAAGGTTCGAGTATTAAATAACTCTAAGGATTTAATCTCATTCAAATATGAAAAGCATCTATCATGCCTATCGTTTTATTTACATTCATTCAATATGTTCAGGATATAAGAACGCTCGATCACGGATCGAACGTTCTTTCTTTTTGTTTTCTCCCGCTTAAATATTTTTTCGTGATTTTATTTAAAATGAAATTAGCTGATGTAGCAGAGATTGCAGCAAGTATCATTAAAGGCATTTGCGAACGTTGAACAAAAATGACCTCATGGGATAATGTACCGCCGATCTGACCTGTTCCCGAAAAATCCGGGTCATAAGCAGCAGCTAGAATCAGTCCGGTTAATACTTGCAATATCATGAATATCAATAAGAAACAAATCGTGAAAAGTAGATACTTTTTCATCCTTACTTTACACCTCCTCAATCATTTATGGATTCCCTGTTTGGGAGTTCCTGCTATTTACACTTTCCGTAATTAAAATGGGTTTCTCTCAATCTCTCTCATACCTTTTCATTCTGACTTTCGAAAGAGGGTGTTCCTATATCCAGTTTAACTTCACTTGAAAGATCTTGTTTATGGTTGCGAATTGGATATCTTTAACATATACTGTGTATATAGATATAAACACTATAACAATTTGAAAGGAGCATGCGTACATGGATACGTGGAAAGACGCTTTCTGGTTAGCAAAAATGGAATGGAAAAAATCTTGGATCGGGATCCTCAGTTTGCTTTTGATACTTATTGCGATTGCATTTATGTATACGGTTGTGTGGAAAGATGGAGATAAACTACCCTCTATCTTCATTGATATTGCTTTCCTGCTGTTATTTGGTTTGGTTCCATATACGATTAGATCGAAAGAATTACAGTATCAAAAGGTGGATGGGGAAATCTGGGGTTCGCCATTTTTCATGATGTTAAATACCCTGCCTATAGAAAAAGAAGTGTTGATGAAGAGTCGCTTAGTTCAAGCACTGTTTCCCAGCCTGCCTTTTCAACTATTGTTCTTGATCTTATTTTCTCCTAGGTTTCTCGAAACGATGAGCATTATTGAATACCTTGCGTTTATGCTCATCTGGCTGGTTTTTGGGATATCATCTGCCTTCACGTTCGCGGCAAGCGATGTAGGAGACAGGATCACTCCAATGATGCTGTTAATGTGGGGTGTCATCATATATGGGGGAGTCACGTTAATTCTCGTATGGCTTTACGTGAAAACTGATACAGGGATCGTTGGCTTATCGATGGAAGCAGCGAAGGTTTTCCCTATTTGGTCAATGGCTGTTTCAGCAGTGATAACGGTCAGCGGTTATTATTACTGTAAGCATTACATGGTAAAGCAAATGAAAAAAATAGATTATTTAAAATAAGATATCCGGGGAGGAAAAGAAAAGTGGAGCTTCCGGTTCATTTATCAAAAGAATCAAGAGTCCCCATTTATCATCAGATAGCTGGTCAGGTTCAAGCCATGATAGCAAGTGGACAACTGGCTCCAGGTGCCCCCTTGCCTTCAATAAGAACGCTATCGAAGGATCTGGAAATCAGTGCAATTACCACTAGGAGAGCCTATCAGGATTTGGAACTGGAAGGTTTCATCACTACCATCCAGGGAAAAGGGACCTTCGTTGCAAAAGTGGAGGAAAGTCTCATTCGGAGTGTGAAAATCAAATCCGTCCAGCAAGCGATGGAGAAAAGCATTGAATCAGCACTTCAACAAAATTACACATTTGAAGAAATCGAGAGGATTTTTGCAGAACTGATTGACGAGCTTAAAATGAAAAAGGGAGGGGAAGGTTGATGACGACATCACTTGAAGTTCTTTCCGTTGAAAAGAAAATCGAGGATTTCTTGTTAGGACCGATTAACCTTACGCTTGAATCGGGTACAGTTACGGCTTTGGTCGGGAATAATGGTGCAGGGAAAAGTACACTGCTGAAAACGATCATGCAGCTGGCGAGACAGGATATGGGTGATATTATCGTTTTTGGATCGAATACGAACCAAGATGATGAAAGTTGGAAAAATAAAATAGCTTACCAGCCTCAAACTCTGATGGGCTGTGACTCTTTTACGGGAAATGAATTAATGGTCTTATTCTCTAAATGGTATCCGACTTGGGATGATACTAGGTTTGCGAGTATGGTGAAAACCTTCGAGATACCTATGAATAAGAAGTATGGAAAATTATCACAGGGTAATCAACAGAAGTTACTAGCATCCTTGATTTTGTCCAGAAATGTCCAATTATTGATTCTGGATGAACCGACCGCACATATGGATATCGTCTCAAAACGGAAGTACACGGACTTTTTGATTGAGTGGATGGAAAGGGGAGAAAAGACGATATTTATTTCCACTCATCAAATGGAGGATATCCGCAGGCTTGCCGATTACCTCATATTTATAAACCGGGGGCAAATGATAGGTGAATTCGAAAAGGATAAATTGGCTCAGCAGTATAAACGGTTCTGGATGGCAGAGGATTTGCCGCCAGTATCCATTCCGGGGGAGATTGAGAGAAAAGGTTTGCGGACGGTGACTTCCAATTCGCCTATAGAGGCAGAAGCTTATTTTCTGAAGGAAGGAATCAACTGGCACGCTGAGGAGTATTTAGACCTTGAGGAGGTTGTTACTTACTTGTTAAAGTAAGGCGCTCTCTAGCTTTTTTTAAAACTACTTTTATGTTTAAGAGAAGGTCCATCCTCGGATGGGCTTTTTTATGTTTATGGGAAACTAGCGAGATAGATTATTAATGGAATATCCGAACGTAAAAAGGACAAGCCGCATAATATATAGCAAGTCCGTAACTATCTTCAATGAAGTGGGCTTAATATGATAGAGAGGGGGGAAAAGCAATGATCAACTGGAGAGTCCGTCTTAAGAACCCGACGTTTATATTCACGGTACTCCTTCCTGGGCTTTTAATATTGGCGCAGATGGTTGCCGCATTCATAAACAATTTCATTACTCCTATAGGCTTTACCATTACTGATGATGCATTGAACGGGGCTTTGGGCATCATTAACTTCATAGCGCTTACATTCTTTGGGGTCGGCGGTGTGGTCGATCATACCACGAAAGGCATAAGTGACAGTGAGAATGCTAGAAAATACGAGGAGCCTAAATAATGGGCCTCGATTCTTTCATCTACTGAAGAGTAGAATCCACCAGAGAACACCGGACTAGTTACACACCGGCGATCTCTGGTTATTTGTTTTTTGCAAAGATTATGATGAACGAATTAAAAAATGATTTTTGGTCTGAAAACCGAAAGGCAACATACATTTAAAATTGTGGTTCATTTTCAGTTTAGGGAGGAAAAAGGATGAGTTATAGTTTACCAGTTTCAAAATGGCTTGCAGCCATAGTATTAATTGGAGCATTGATGGCGGCATTCATATTCAGTCCGGCTAATGCTTCAGCCTCTATCAATTATGGTGATGAAGTTGCCGCTTTGGCAAAGAAGCAGGTGGGGAGCAAATATAAATATGGGGGGACGACACCAAAAGGATTTGATGCTAGCGGTCTTACCCAGTATGTATATAAAAATGCCGCGACAGAAATGAAGATTCCAAGAACGAGTGCCGAACAGTATAAAATAGGAAAGGCTTTGAAACAAAAAGACTTAAAAGCGGGTGATTTGGTCTTCTATGCCACCGGTAAGAAAGGGCAGGTCTCTTTTGTAGGAATCTATTATGGAAATGGTACATTTGTCGGGACCACCACCAAAGGGGTCAAGGTGGTCAAAATGAGTGATAAGTATTGGAAAGAAAAATATATAGGGGCAAAACGAGTCATTAAGTAACAAGCTGAATTTCATATGAAAAAAGTCGAGCAAAAAAAAAGGGCATCGAAAATCCGATGCTCTTTTTGCTAGTCATATCCGGGGGGCATTCATTCAATGATGATATCCGTTAAAACAACATTGCCATTACGGACCTTTACCACGGCCACTGAAGGATTGGCCAATGCGTCCTTCTCCATCTCTTTTGCCTTTTCTTCGGATGCGAAATAATTGTCCAGACCGTATCTGATCTGTATGGTTTCCGCATTTTGAAGCTCATATGGGATTTCCAATTCCCCTTTTAGGTAAACGCCTTTGGCGGGTTTTTCTTTCGTTACGTAATCAACATCGTATAGTCCATCAGAGTTTTGTTTTAAACGTACATATACCTTTTTATAATCACCCATCTTCCTTGTATTGAACTCGGTTTTAATCGAGTCATCGACTTGGGATGGTTTAACGGATTCAATTTCGTATTTCAAAGCCACATAGCTTCCCCTAAATAAGTCAGTCGGATCAACCGGGGCTGTTTTGATTTTGATTACATCTCCTGTCATTGTTGTCCAGACCGGAGGAATCGCCAAGACTAACAGAATCAAGACTGGAATGGAAAATATGAAGAGTGGACGGAATGATGGATTATTCATTGAGTTCCCCTCCCTTTTTTCGTTGATTTTCAAAGAAGAAGCCAAAACCGATAAGCATGATTCCACCGATAATGAATGTAAGCGATTTTGGCAGGAAGTCAAAGGAGTAGATGTAATATCTGAAAATCAGTGCACATATTATCACGATGCTGGTCAAACTGCCTTTTAGAATGAGATAAAGCAGAAAAACGAAATAAGCTAAAGGGAACCAGATTGAAAAATCAAAGGTTAGGAAGAGTGCCGTAATACCATGTAAGATATGCCCTTGTATGTGGGTGATGTTTTGTAATTTGGCTCTTACAGGAATATAGGCAAGCACGATTCCCAGTACAAACAGAATAGAAAGCACAATCGTATTCGAATTTTCAACATCCAGCTTCGGCACGAATTCCATAAGAAATAAGGCAATTGTATTGATGGCTAAAGCGTTAATGAAAAAGGTCAGATATTTAGGGTAATCGAATTTCTTTAACAAAATGTATAAAGCCGGTAGAAATATAAGAATGGCAAGCGGATAAGACGTTTCATCAGCGAATATACTTCCGTTAATATAAATGAAAAGCAGGAAAGATGTAAAAAGGAGGATGAAGACATCCTTCAAATAGTATCCAATGAATGCCGTTCCAATCGCCCATAATAAAAAGGAACTGTTGAAATTGATGGTAATATTAAACATCTGCTCGATTAGAAAAATTCCTGCACCAAAAATCAGAATACCTGCATAATGCAGACTTCGTGACGTTTTGGGAAAGCGTACCTGCACCTTCACGCCAGCAAAATTCACTCCGATGAGGCATGCAATGATAAGCAGGAATTTAACCGCTTTACTTAAATAGATCCAGTTACTGGCTACGAAGGTCAATATGCCTAAACCTAAAAGAAGTGCCCCAATGGATAATAGAATAGTGATGAAGCTCAAATTACCTTTTATATCATAGGAACCTAACATCCTCACTTTCTCTTGCTGGGAGATGACTCCTTCCTTTTCAAGGTAATTAAATTCATGTTCAAGAAACTCGAATTGCTTTTTCGTTATTTCTTTGTTGGCCAAAGTAACTCCTCCTTCCACATTTTACTATTATACATCGTATTCTCTTACAGCTTTGAATATAATGTTAATTTTCTTCTACCCTAATTGGAATGCATGTAAGACCAAAAAAATATTTTCAGTACCTTGCAATAAACAATACCGTGTGGTAAATTATTTACATAAGATGTATTGTTCGGTGTTCAGTACTGTCTATTGAACTATACTAAAAGACTCTTGGAAGGAGTGATGGTGCTTTGAATGTACAATTTAAAAAGGGTGTCCTGGAACTGTGTGTCCTGGCCTTATTGGATAAGCAGGATCGTTATGGTTATGAACTTGTACAGAAGATTTCGGATCAAATTGAAATATCGGAAGGGTCGGTATATCCACTTTTGCGACGATTGACGAAGGAAGAGTATTTTACGACTTATTTGCAAGAATCAACAGAAGGGCCTCCGCGCAAGTATTATAAGTTAACCGACAAAGGCCGGAGATACCTTCAAGAGCTGCTGATGGAATGGAATGAATTTTCCAATGGGGTCAACCAATTAATCAAGGAAGGTGTGAACCAATGAATAAAGAACAGTTTTTAAAACAATTGAATGCCTCTTTAACCAGACTTTCCTTAGAGGAACGGGAAGATATCCTCCAAGATTACGAAGAGTATTTCGCAATTGGAATGGAAAAAGGGAAGTCAGAGCAGGAAATCTCCACCTCCCTTGGGAATCCTAAACAGATTTCCAAGGAGCTGATGGCATCCTATCATCTTGGCCAGGTCGAACAAACGACTTCTGCCGGTAATGTAATGCGGGCAGTTTGGGCAGTCATTGGTTTGGGATTCTTTAATTTAGTGATCGTTTTGGGACCTTTTATAGCATTGGTTGGAGTTGTCATTGCAGGCTGGACTTCGGCGATAGCATTCATTCTTGCTCCGTTTGGCGCTCTTTTCAACCTTGCGATAGGTAACTTTCAGTTTTTCGACCTGTTCTTCGCATTGGGACTAAGCGGGATTGGCATTTTCATTGCCATGGGAATGTTTGTTGCTACGAGTGCTTTAACCAAAGGGTTCATTCGCTATTTAAAATTTAACGCTTCCCTTGTGAAAGGCGGTTTGAAAAATGATTAATGCTAAAAAATTATCGATTATTGCACTTGTATTGTTATTGGTCGGAGTGATAGGAAGTCTGTTTACGTTTTCCCAGGTTATGGACCAGAAGGCGACTACAGAGGAAAAAACGATTTCAGAAATCGTGACGGATGTTCAAATCGACACTGACAATGCAGTTGTAGAGATTCTTCCAACGAAGGATAAGGAGACCCGGATTGAGTTGGTTTCAAAAGGGGTGAATGTTTCCAAGTTGGATTTCACTGCAGATGTGGAAGGAAAGAAGCTTTCGGTAAAATTAGAAGACCGAAGTACCTTTAGCTTTGGTTTTCATATACAATCCTTACATTTAAAAGTATTTGTACCTGATAAATCTTATAAATCCTTTGTCGTCGAGTCTGATAATGGAAAAATGCAAATATCAGGATTGAAAAGTGAAAATCTAATGGTTGAATCTCAAAATGGCCGGGTTGAACTGAATGATATAGTAACCGAAAAAGTCGAAGTGAAATCTGCTAATGGGAAACTAGATCTTAATAATGTAGAGGGAAAACTGGTTGGGTCATCGAATAATGGTAAAATCACATTGGTCACGAAAGACTTGGATAGGATGATCGATCTCGAATGTAATAACGGTAAAATCATGATTAAAACGGAGAATGAACCAACAAATACAACTTTCGATGTTCATGTCGACAATGGGAAAGTAGATATCCTTGGTAAGCATGAGGGAAATACTGTCATTGGCAAAGGTGAAAACTTAGTGAAATTGGAAGCGAATAATGGGAAAATCGAGATAACGAAATAGTCGTGAAGCATGAAAAAGCCGACCCAATTGGGATCGGCTTTTTCAATTATGCGGCCATTTTTTTTTCATAAACAGAAGCTAATATTTGTTGGAACAAAGTACTGATCGGCTAGAGAGGAATTGACGAGTTTCCAATAATAGAGAAGATGCTAGTGGTTTTTCATTTTATAATAGCGTGGGTAATTTGCTAGAAGTGGTCCCCCTTCTAAGGAAATAATGAAAAACATTTTAATGTTTTTACTTTTCTAAGTGTTTATAAGGTTCTCCTTCTTCATTACTATACGAATCTCTTCATGCTGTTTCTCAGTCTTATGTAATAATTGTCCCGTAAAGAAATTGTTGGGATAATGCGCCGCTGGAAAGTCTTTTGGCAACTTTAAGGTTTTGGCGGAATAAAAAAATATACTAATTTAATGGATGTTACGGGAGAAGTTTCGAAGAAGAATATAATGTTCATCGTTATCAATCGGGATTTTTACAAAACCGGGACCAATTATTAGCCGCTTAAGCACTTTTTATAATGTTCGTAGAATGGAGCCCAGTGTCATACTGGGCTTTTATTTATATATATATATTTAGGTGCACGAAATAAATCATTCGCTTATTTTAACCAATTTTAGTAAACTGGCAATGACTATTTTAATTAGAAGGTGAAGGGATATGAGGGAAACCTTAGTGGATGAACGGGTAAGAGGGTCTGATAAAATCTGGACACGTGATTTCATCATGATCTGTTTGGCAAATATGTGCATCTTCATGGGGTTTCAAATGACGATGCCGACCCTCCCGCTGTTTGTTGAGCAGCTTGGTGGTGACGACCGCCTGGTGGGGGCTGTTCTTGGAATCTTCACTTTTTCGGCCTTGCTTGTTCGGCCAATTGCCGGCAGATTATTGGAGACGAAGGGAAGACGCATCGTTTTTCTTATTGGGTTAGCCATTTTCGCATTGTCAGTGGGTTCCTTCGGTTTTATGGGGAGCATCGGCTTGTTATTCATGATGCGGATTGTACAGGGCGTCGGCTGGGGATTTTCTTCAACGGCTTCAGGAACGATTGCTTCCGATATCATCCCTGCGAAACGACGTGGTGAGGGGATGGGTTATTACGGATTATCGGGTAACTTAGCACTGGCATTCGGGCCATCATTAGGTCTTTTTCTAGTTACGGTCCTTCCGTTTCAAGAGTTGTTTCTGATTTGTTCATTATTAGGCTTGTTTGCCATCATTACTGCATCACTTATTCGATATCAAAAAGTGGAAAGTGATCCATCGACGGCAGTGGCAGCCAAAAGGTTTGATATATATGAAAAAAGTGCCCTTCAGCCATCTTTGCTCATTTTCTTCATTTCCGTTACATTTGGTGGAATTGCAACCTTCCTGCCCCTTTATACAGCGGAAAAAGGTGTAGATGGGATCCAGTGGTACTTTTTGGTATATGCAATGGCCCTCATGGTCACGAGATTATTTGCGGGCCGATTATATGACCGAAGGGGACATCGTGCAGTATTTGTGCCCTCAACATTACTCATCATGACTGGGATGCTACTGCTCGCGTGGATGCCTAATGAAGCAGTCCTTTACACCGCTGCAGTGCTTTATGGATTTGGATTCGGTTCTGTTCAGCCGGCGCTGCAGGCATGGTCGATTGAAAAGACGGCACCTAATCGGAAGGCGATGGCGAATGCAACATACTTTTCATTTTTCGATCTTGGAGTGGGTATAGGTGCTATCGTGTTCGGGCAGATAGGCTTCCTCTTCGGCTATAGAAGCATCTATATCACGGCAGCCGCCTCGATTTTCATTTCAATGATCGTTTATCTATGCATTATCAGGAGCGAGGATAAAGTAAAATCAATGGAAAGACGCTGAATGGCTTCAATGGAAGTCATTCTTTTTTTTGAGTCAGGAGGAACACCACTG
It contains:
- a CDS encoding DUF2157 domain-containing protein, producing the protein MANKEITKKQFEFLEHEFNYLEKEGVISQQEKVRMLGSYDIKGNLSFITILLSIGALLLGLGILTFVASNWIYLSKAVKFLLIIACLIGVNFAGVKVQVRFPKTSRSLHYAGILIFGAGIFLIEQMFNITINFNSSFLLWAIGTAFIGYYLKDVFILLFTSFLLFIYINGSIFADETSYPLAILIFLPALYILLKKFDYPKYLTFFINALAINTIALFLMEFVPKLDVENSNTIVLSILFVLGIVLAYIPVRAKLQNITHIQGHILHGITALFLTFDFSIWFPLAYFVFLLYLILKGSLTSIVIICALIFRYYIYSFDFLPKSLTFIIGGIMLIGFGFFFENQRKKGGELNE
- a CDS encoding PadR family transcriptional regulator → MNVQFKKGVLELCVLALLDKQDRYGYELVQKISDQIEISEGSVYPLLRRLTKEEYFTTYLQESTEGPPRKYYKLTDKGRRYLQELLMEWNEFSNGVNQLIKEGVNQ
- a CDS encoding DUF1700 domain-containing protein; the protein is MNKEQFLKQLNASLTRLSLEEREDILQDYEEYFAIGMEKGKSEQEISTSLGNPKQISKELMASYHLGQVEQTTSAGNVMRAVWAVIGLGFFNLVIVLGPFIALVGVVIAGWTSAIAFILAPFGALFNLAIGNFQFFDLFFALGLSGIGIFIAMGMFVATSALTKGFIRYLKFNASLVKGGLKND
- a CDS encoding DUF4097 family beta strand repeat-containing protein, with product MINAKKLSIIALVLLLVGVIGSLFTFSQVMDQKATTEEKTISEIVTDVQIDTDNAVVEILPTKDKETRIELVSKGVNVSKLDFTADVEGKKLSVKLEDRSTFSFGFHIQSLHLKVFVPDKSYKSFVVESDNGKMQISGLKSENLMVESQNGRVELNDIVTEKVEVKSANGKLDLNNVEGKLVGSSNNGKITLVTKDLDRMIDLECNNGKIMIKTENEPTNTTFDVHVDNGKVDILGKHEGNTVIGKGENLVKLEANNGKIEITK
- a CDS encoding MFS transporter, with product MRETLVDERVRGSDKIWTRDFIMICLANMCIFMGFQMTMPTLPLFVEQLGGDDRLVGAVLGIFTFSALLVRPIAGRLLETKGRRIVFLIGLAIFALSVGSFGFMGSIGLLFMMRIVQGVGWGFSSTASGTIASDIIPAKRRGEGMGYYGLSGNLALAFGPSLGLFLVTVLPFQELFLICSLLGLFAIITASLIRYQKVESDPSTAVAAKRFDIYEKSALQPSLLIFFISVTFGGIATFLPLYTAEKGVDGIQWYFLVYAMALMVTRLFAGRLYDRRGHRAVFVPSTLLIMTGMLLLAWMPNEAVLYTAAVLYGFGFGSVQPALQAWSIEKTAPNRKAMANATYFSFFDLGVGIGAIVFGQIGFLFGYRSIYITAAASIFISMIVYLCIIRSEDKVKSMERR